In the genome of Microcoleus vaginatus PCC 9802, the window CAGTATAGTTATCTACGAAAATCACAAGCACATTGTGATCTTAATTACTGAGAAATTAAACATAAAATCCTCTTCTTTTAGATCCCCGACTTCTTTAATAAGCCGGGGATCTGGGTATTCTGTAGAAAAATTACCAGCAACTGATTTCCAAAATAACTACTTTTTCTATCAATAGAGGGTCGCGCCACTGCGGTCAGAAATAGTAAGCATATAGAAGACACGTTATCAAAATACATGACAGACACAAAGCTGAGCATTGTCATTACAGGCGCAGATACTGAACTCGGACAAGAAACCGTCCGGCAGTTTGTAGCGCCGGGACACAAAGTAACTGGATTGACGCAGGACAAAGATGGTGCAGCAACCGTGCGTTCCCACGGCGGAATCGCGGTAGAAACTGACCCATCCAATGCTGTTGAACTCAGGGATGCGATTCTGGTCGCCAATGCAGATGTGGTGGTGAACGTGACCCCGCAACTGGCAAATACGCTGCTAAGCGATGGGCAAGAGTTGTCACCCCTCAACAAGTGGTTTACAGAAGCTTAAATTACCAATTATTTCCCGCTAGCAATGTTCGGTTATCACGCTACTCAATCGCTAGTCAATCCATGAAAACCATTCTAAAATAAGTGTATAGGTTCGTTAATCTCTGAGATCCAAAAGCTTCTTCCCGGAAGGGAGGGATGAATTGGCGAAGGCTGAGAGCATGGCGCATATTTCTAGAGCGTTTGTTTATGTGGCTATTGAGCTACGGAAAAGGAAAACCCAGTCTCGCACTAACGAAAAAGGAGGAAAAAAGCTATGAAAAGAGTTATAGACAAAATTAAGCTAGTTCTCCCCAAGAGTAAATTAGTGTTAGTATACTCAATACTAGGCGGGTTCTTGGTCTTCGCCAACGCGTCCGGTCCAATCCTAAAACAGAATAGCCTGTAAGTAGGCCCACCTCAACAAACAGAATACCCAGAACCCCGAATTCTTAAAGAAGTCGGGGTTCTAACATATGGAGATGGAGATAGTTTTACTTTTAATTACGTTGATTTACTTAGTTTAGCCTTTTGCCAGATGACAACCCTTAACTGCTGAAACCAAAGTGGATTTGTTAAACCTTTCTACTACCGTTGGGGGCGACTCATTCCGCAAGCAGTTTGGGTGGACTCCACGCTATCCCAGCTACCGAGAGGGTTTGCAGCAAACGGTTGATAGGTGGGGATCGAGTGCTGGTTGAATTGTTTTGATTCCCGGTAATCTTTGCTTTGAACTTGAATAACTTGGACTTGGGCTTTTTGTGTGTACTCAAGTTCAAGTATTATTCAAACAGTCAGGCGATCGCTCTTTAACGACGAATATATTAAAAGCTATCTCGAAAAAAAACGTCAAGGGAGTTTAGATTAGAGAACTGTAACAAAACTTTAATCACACCCAAACCGTAGGTTTAGCCAAAATTAGCGGAGACAGTGACAATGGGCAAGGCTGTAGCCTAAGATCGGTTTAAATTGTCAGTATCATCTCAAGGCAAGGGTGCAAAATGGCAGATATCAACGGCACGATGATGCAATATTTCCACTGGTACATTCCCGATCGAGGAACCCTGTGGGATGAGGTGAAAAACCAAGCCAAAGAATTGGCGGATGCGGGTTTTACGGCACTGTGGTTGCCGCCTGCGTACAAAGGGCTTGCGGGGCAAAGCGACGTTGGATATGGGGTTTACGACTTATTTGATTTGGGAGAATTCGACCAAAAAGGTTCAATTCGCACCAAATATGGTACTAAGCAGCAATATTTGGATGCGATCGCAGCCCTGCACAAATCTCAGATCCAAGTCTATGCCGATGTAGTTATCAACCACAAAATGGGTGCAGATGCAGCAGAGATATTTAAGGCAACTCCTTATCCTCAAAACAATCGGCTAAATCCCAAAGGTGGATTGCAAGAAATCAAAAGCTACACTCATTTTAACTTTCCCGGACGCCAAGGTAAATATTCCCAATTTGAATGGCACTGGTGGCATTTTGACGCAGTAGACTACAACGAATACAATAAAGACGATCGCGGCACAGTCTATTTGGTAGAAGGGAGAATTTTTGATGACTATGTTGCCCTAGAAAATGGCAATTTTGCATATTTAATGGGGTGCGATCTGGATTTTCAGGATCAAGGGGTACGAGATGAAATTATACGCTGGGGTAAGTGGTATCTCGACACAACAGGTGCCGACGGTTTCCGTTTAGATGCAATCAAGCACATATCGTCTTGGTTTTTTCCGGAATGGTTAGATGAATTGGAGCGATATGTCGGCAAAGATTTGTTTGTTGTCGGTGAGTATTGGGCACCAAATATCGATATCCTGCACTGGTATGTCGGTTCAGTTAAGGGCAAAATGTCAGTTTTTGATGTGCCACTGCATTACAACTTTCATTACGCCAGCCAACAGGGCGGTAACTACGATATGCGGCGCATCTTAGACGGTACAATGATGCAGCAGCAACCGACTCATGCAGTAACGTTTGTCGAAAACCACGACTCCCAACCGCTGCAAGCACTTGAATCTGTGGTAGAACCCTGGTTTAAACCTCTTGCTTATGCGATTATTCTATTGCGAAAAGAAGGTTATCCCTGCGTTTTCTACCCGGATTATTACGGTGCAGAATATGAAGATTGGGGGCGTGATGGCAATCGGTATAAGATTGTTATGCCCTCTCATCGATCGCTAATTGACAAGTTTCTCCATGCTCGCAAACACTTCGCCTACGGCCCTCAATATGACTATTTCGATCATTGGAATACCATTGGCTGGACGAGATTGGGCAATCGGAAACATCCACAGGCAATGGCAGTAATTATGAGTGACGGGCCGGAGGGTTCCAAGTGGATGGAAGTTGGTAAACCTCATGCTAAGTTTGTGGATTTAACAGGGCATATTAAGGAACCTGTTTCTACTAACGAGTGGGGTTGGGGCGAGTTTCGCTGTCAAGGCGGTTCAGTATCCGTGTGGATTCAGGAATAAGATCGGTTGGCAGTAATCTCATGTTCTATCTGTAAGGTGCCCCGAAACGCACCCTACAAAAATTAATAAGGTGCGCCGAAACGCACCCTACAAAAATTAATTAATCACCACTACCAGTTTGCAGCGATTCTTGAGCAGTCTGCGTCCACTCAGAGTGGAAGAATTCGCCGCGCGGTTTGTCGGTGCGTTCGTAGGTGTGAGCCCCGAAATAATCACGCTGAGCTTGCGTGAGGTTTTGTGGCAATCGAGCGCGCCGGTAGCTGTCGAAATAGTCCAGCGAGGCGCTAAATGCCGGTACTGCAATCCCCAGTTGGCAAGCAGTAGCTAACACGTCTCGCCAAGCCGATTGGCGATCGAGAATGCTCTGTTTGAACTCGGGCGCTAACAGCAAATTCGGCAGCGTGGGATCGTCCTTAAAAGCTGTTTTAATCTTGTCCAAAAATCCAGCCCGAATGATACAGCCACCTTTCCAAATTCGGGAAATTTCGCTCAAACTCAAGTCGTAATTGTACGACTTCGACGCCGCGCTCAACAGCGCCATACCTTGCGCGTAGGAGCAAATCTTCGAGCAGTAAAGCGCATCCCGAACTTTGTTCACAAACTCTTTAGTATCGCCTTCGTACTTGCCGCTAGGCCCCGTCAGTTCTGCGGAAGCTCTGACGCGCTCGTCTTTGTAAGAAGACATGATTCTCGCATTCACAGCAGCGATAATTGTGGGAATGCTCACACCCAATTCCAAAGCACTCATTACAGTCCAGCGGCCCGTGCCTTTCTGACCGGCTGCGTCCATAATTACCTCAACTAAGGGTTGCTTAGTTTCCGGGTCGTTGTACTTGAAAATATTAGCCGTAATTTCAATCAAAAACGAGTTGAGTTCGTCTGTGGTATTCCATTCGGCAAAAACTTCCTGCAACTGCTGGCCCTCCAATCCGGCAACGTTTTTGAGCAAATCGTAGGCTTCAGCAATGAGCTGCATATCCCCGTACTCAATGCCGTTGTGAACCATTTTCACGTAGTGGCCGGCGCCACCAGGGCCGATGAAAGTGACGCAGGGGCCATCATCTACTTGAGCCGCAATTTTGATGAGAATTGGCTCTAGTAGGCCGTAAGCAGTGCGGGTGCCACCGGGCATCATGCTAGCACCGTTGAGCGCGCCTTCTTCGCCGCCACTGATGCCCATGCCGACAAATCCCAGTCCCATCGATTCTAAATCTTTGGTGCGGCGTTCGGTGTCGTCGTATAGCGAGTTGCCACCGTCAATAATCATGTCGCCCGGTGACAGCATGGGTTTGAGCTGGTCGATGACTGCATCTACGGGTTTCCCAGCTTGCACCATGACTAAGATTCTGCGCGGGGTTTCTAGGACATCGACGAATTCTGTCAGAGTCTTGGCGGCTACAATGTTCTTGCCGGGGGCGCGTTTGGCCATGAATTCGTCGGTTTTAGCTGCTGTGCGGTTGTATACAGCCACGGAGAAGCCTCTGCTTTCGACGTTGAGCGCGAGGTTTTCGCCCATCACTGCTAGACCGATTAAACCAAAATTTTGCTTTGTCATGCTAATAACCCGCTGGTTGTTCCCGCTTGAGGATAGATTTGCGAGAGAGGAAAGCGAGGCGGGGTGTAGCGCTTTCCGGTGGACTAAAAGTATTGGACAATAGACCTAGGAGGTTTAGGTTTATTTTTATATTCCCAGAATTGCTGTTTGGTAAATCAGTAGGGTTTTTTTAAGATTTAAGGGGTATTAATGACGCAGGCAGGTGATGATAAGGCAGGTATTATGTCGATCGCAGTAACGGTAGATACAAACAAGCGGACATTTTGAGGAAAATTGAGGAGACTGTTGTAACTATGGAAGATTTGCAGTATCTTGCGGCCTGGGTGAAGGAGCAACACGCTCGCGAGTATATTTTGACTTGGCTGCTGAGTCAACAGGGGCTGTGGTGGTCTGATGGGGATATTTATCAGGCCGTTTTGCAAAAGTCGGGAAAGCTTTTGAAAGCTTATGTTCAAAAAAGGCAAGCGGGAGAGTTATTTGAGGGAATTTCTGAGAAGTTGGTGGGAGATGATAATTGGGATGATTTGGTGCTGAGTTTAGGGCGAATTGTTGCTGTTTATCAAGAGGAATTGCTGAAGCTGCAAGAGCGCGATCGCCGGGGGGATGGGGTAAAAAAAAATTTGATTAGCCAACCGTTGGCTGGGGATGCTTTGTCGCTTTTGGAGGTGCAGCAAGCTTTGCCCGATCCTTATGCGGATACGCTGACGGGGAGATAATTTGCGATCGACTTTTCGGAGGCACAAGAATCTCAGAAACCCGGTTTCTTCCTATATCTCTCGTACTCAACCAAAATTTGTCGCCGAAACCCGGTTTCTCGCCACGCAGTGAATCCCAAAAACCGGGTTTCTTCCTATATCTCTCGTACTCAACCAAAATTTGTCGCAGAAACCCGGTTTCTCGCCAGCCAACTAAAGAAAATGGATCGAGATTCAAGGGTTGAGAATAGGTGTAATATCTAGAAGAAATCCGGGAAGGACATCTTCACCCGAAAGTGTAGGCGGTTGGTCAAAAGAGAAATTAATAACTTCTGCTACCTCTTCAGACAACCGATAAATTTCTACTAAAGGCGTTTGGGGGTCAATTAGCCAACCTAAGCGACAGCCGTTAGTTCGATAATACCGCATTTTAGCCCGCAATGTTTCTAGGGAATCACTTTGCGAGCGCAATTCTATTACAAAGTCCGGGCACAGGGGAGGAAATTTGCGCTTATCTTCTGCGGATAATGCTTCCCAGCGTTCTCGGAGTACCCAAGAAACATCGGGAGAACGCTTCGCACCGTTGGGTAATTGAAAGACGGTGGAAGAATCAAAGACTTTTCCTAATTGAGTCCGTTCATTCCACAAGCCGACTCGTAGGTTGAGATCGGAATTTCTGATGCCGCTTTCGCCGCCTGTTGGAGGCATAATAATTAGTTCTCCTTCGGGGGTTTGTTCTAATCGCCACTCTTCATTAGCGATGGACAATTGATAAAATTGTTCGTCGGTTAAAGCGACGGCGGCAGGTAGGTTGAGAGTTATAGTTTCCATCGTTGATATTATCGCCAACTAGGTTGGTTTTATTATAGCTCGCACTTTCTGACAATTTTCTCAAAAAGATCGCACGCTCAGAAACGGGGTTTCTTCCGATATTTCTCGTGCGAGGCCGAAAATTGTCGCAGAAACCCGGTTTCTCGCCACGCAGCTAATTCCAGGAACCGGGTTTCTTCCGATATTTCTCGTACTCAACTGAAAATAGTCGCAGAAACTCGGTTTCTCGCCACGCAGCGACACAAATGCGAGCGTTAGGGCTGGTTTATATAGATTGTTTGTGGGAATTCAAGATGGTTGATGAACCCGCCCCTCCGGTAATTCTGTTGATTTCACTCTAAATATAGCTACTAGCTTGACGTGTGAACATTGAGCAGTAAATTCCGTTTGATGCTATCAATTCGTCGTGAGTTCCTATTTCTGCTATTTTACCGTTTTCCATGACGGCGATACGATCGGCTATTTTTGCTAAGCCTAATCTGTGACTGATGACTATTGTTGTTTTCCCGGCGGCTATTTGGCGGAAGATGCTGTAAATTTCGTGTTCTGTCTTGGGGTCTAGGGCAGCGGTTGGTTCGTCAAAAATTAGCACTTCGGCTGTAGAAAGCCGCATTAAGGCGCGGGCGATCGCAATTCTTTGCCACTGTCCCCCCGATAAGTCTATGCCGTCTTCTAATTGTTTCCCCAACGGAGTCTCTAAGCCTGCGGAAAGACTATTGACTTTTGCGCTAATTCCTGCTTCGGAAATAGCTTCGTTAATTGCGGTGTCATCCGACAGTGAAAGCAAGTCGCCGAAACCGACGTTTTCGCGGACTGTCGAGGGGAAACGGGCGTAATCTTGCATAACGACGGCGATGCGCGATCGCACGTATGCTAGAGAGTACGATCGCAAATCTTTGCCATTCCAGTCGATCGTACCACTTGTCGGGTCGTACAGGCGGCCGAGGAGTTTGCCAAGGGTTGTTTTACCCGCGCCATTTTCACCGACAAGCACTAGCATTTCCCCCGGATTAATGGTTAAGTTGATATCTTCGACCGTGCTTTTATTACTACCGGGATAGCAGAAAGATAGATGCTTAATCTCGATGCCAATTTTATCTTTTGGGGGGCGGGAATCTTGCCCGCCATCTGGTAAACTAGGCAGGCGAGATGCTACATCCACAAGCGGCGACTGCAATTCTGGTTTGAGTTCCAAAAGTTGAAAAATCGGACTAACGCCGAGGGAAATATCGTACAAATTAGTATAATTGCCAATCAATAATTGCAAACTTTGCTCCACCTGGACAATCAAACCCGAATAAAGCGCCAAATCCCCCAAAGTATAGCGCCCTCCCAAAGCTCCCATTACCACATAAACAAAGGGCAAAGCTACTCCTACTCTACTAAACACTGACCAGAAAAGTACAACAATTGCTCCTTTTTTTCGGATGCGTTGCATCTCGCTAAAGAACTGCACAAACTGACTTTGCCAGCGTTTGAGCCAAAGTTCCTGCAAGCCAAACAAACGCAATTCTTTAGCGTATTCTTCCCCGGTCAATACTCTAGCGGATAAGTTCATCTCGCGGCTGATTTTAGCTTGCTTTCTTTGAACTCTCCAGATGATTCTGCTATATTTTCTTTGGATGTAAATTGAGGGAGATGATGAAATCAGCATCAGGAGTGGCACCCACCAAGCTATGGTAGCAGCAAGGCTAATAGATGGAATAAATATAAAAATTCCCGTGATGGTCATGCTGAGGGTAAATGCTAGTTGCTGTATTTTGGTGACTCCGGTTTTTGCGAGTTCTACTATATTTAATAGTTCGGGGTTTTCAAAGAGGGCGATATCGTCGAAATTGGCGACTTTTTCCAGGACTTTTCCTTCGACAAAGCCTTGAACGCGATCGCGCAAAGATGTCGCGGCAAAGGAACTCATTGTTTCGAGGGAGTCGCCGATTAACTTGAGACTTAAGACTCCGGCAATACTCCACAGCAGTATTGGCCGGGAAAGCATCAAAGCAAAGGGCTGTGCTGTTTGGGTTTGCGATAGCAACCGAGATACTTCATCAATGATTAATTTATCTAAAAATAGCACGGCAGATGGGGCAGCACCGCTGATAATGTTGAGTATTATTAAATTGCGGAGTTCTATTGGTGCGGCTTTGATTATCAGGCCCAAGCTGCGCCACAAAGCTTGGAAGGTGGTAATTTGGATGGGTTGCATAGTTTGTGGGTAGGTGTCGGGTCTACTCATCCCCGGAGGTATATTATAACAGTATTTATTAACTGTTTGCCCAGCATTTAAAATTAAATATCTTAGTTAGTTTACTCTGTTAATTATGGAATTTTATTCGTCAATTAATTTTTCATTACTCCATTATATACTCGAAAAAGTTCCTAGCATCTATCTAATTTAAATAATCATCATGATCGAGTACATCATTAATACTATAACCATCGTAGTAAAAAAGCGGGCTTCTTCTGTAAAACCACTCCTCGCTTTTATTCGTCAAATAAAGGTAATCAAAATAATTATTATTTTGATAAAAATTTATTAAGCTATCGGTATCATTTTCAAAAATATAGTCATCAAAATCATTGTCATCAAAATAATTGTCTCCGAAGATATCGGTATCATCCTCAAAATCATTATCTTGTTCATCATCTTGTTCATGATCCGGATCAATTTTATCTCTAGGCTTGGGGTCAAGTAGAGATGTTAATACATTTATAAATGCAGAATCATAAATCTCTCCCAAATAGGCCGTTATTGTAACTTGACCTATACTTTTTCCAGCGATAAATTTACCATCTGAATTTATATTGCCACTTGTTGCACGCCAGATGATATTCCCAGGCATCATCAGATCCCCTTGCTGATCAAATCCTCTAGCAGTAAAAGTTAAATTATGATTAAGCTTAAGTTGTACTTCTTTAGGATAAATTTCTAATCGTCTCAATACAGGAACTACAATAACTTCAACAGAAGCACTAATCTTAGCTGCATTAATAAATAGTTGATCAGCCAAGTCGAGAATCCGAGCGACAATCTTAAAGATGTTTTTCTGTAACCATGCTTCTATATCAAAACCAAGGATATCGGTTTCTTCATTTGTAAGATCTGTTTCTGTATTTTCTGCTTGTTCTGCTTGTTGACCAGTCGTAAAATTACTTTTTATAAGCTCGACAGCCGACTTGAGGATGAAATTACTTGGGGTAGAATTAACAAATGAAAATACACGATATAAAAGCCTCATGTATATTCCCAATATTAAGAGTTTAGCCCTTACCCCAGATTCCGATATTTCAGTAACATTAGCTGTTACCTTAAATGTACCTTTCGCATTATTATCGGCAGTAAAATTACCGTTTTGGTCAATTTTTCCACCTGTTGTTTCCCAAGATATTTTTCCAGTATCTATTCGATTGCCATATTGGTCTAAGCCTACTGCTGTAAATTTTTGGCATTCACCAGGCTTGAGCTTTACTACTTTTTGAGGATAAATCTCTAATCGTCTTAAAACTGGGAGCAACGTAACTTTAACTGATTGAGTAATTCCTTCGACTGTAGCATTAACCGTAACTTCACGCTTTTCATAACCTCCTATAAAAGTTCCATTGCCGTTAATTCTCCCCCCTTGGGTACATTGCCAATATACTTGATGAATCTGTATTGGTTCATCTTGTTGATCAAATCCTATAACATCAAAAGTGAAATCTTCTTCAGGTTTAAGTGCTGCTTCATTGGGAAAAATAGATAATTCTCTCAATACAGCAATCACTGTAATATCAGCAAAGGTACTGATATTGTATTCCGTGGAAGTAACTGTTACTCTAAACTTACCTTTAGCATTTATGTCAGCTATAAAATTGCCATGTTGGTCAATCGTACCACCTGTTGCTTGCCAAACTATCCGCCCAATTGCGATATCACGATCCCACTCATCTAAACCCTGAAGCTGGAATTTTTGATGTTGTCCAGGCTCTATTTTTACTTCCTTGGGTGAAATTACTAATGTCGTTAGTTTTGGCGGTTCAACTACAGTGACATCGGCAGAAATGCTGATTTTACCCAGAGTGGCAGTAACAGTTATTTTCTCTTCTTGATAACTAGCGCGGAACATTCCATTATTCAGAATTGACCCGCCCGTTGTACTCCAAGTTATTTGTCCAATATTTATGTTGTCACCATACTGATCCTCACCTTTTACTCGAAACTGAAAACTCTGCCCAAACTCTAATTGATCTATTGAGGATGTAATAATTAGTTGTGCTAGCTTCGGAGGTGCAATAATCCTAATTGGGATAACTCGACGAATTGAATTGACTGAAGCTATAATTTCAAAGTTATCTTGATTTTTTCCAGCTACGAAATTGCCATTTTGGTCAATCCTTCCACCGCCACTACTTACTGACCAATTAATTTGTCCAGTTTGTATATTGTTACCATACTGATCAACTCCCTTAACTTGAAACGGAAAGCTCTGACCAAACTCTAATTGAGGTATTGAAGATATAATAATTAGTTCTGCTAGTCTCGGAGGTTCAATAATCGTAATTGGAATAACTCGACGAATTGAACGGACTGAAGCTATGATTTCAAATTTACCCTGCTTGCTTCCAGCTATAAAATTGCCATTTTGGTCAATGCTTCCACCTCCGCTTACTTCCCATAATACAGTTTCCTGCATGGGATTTCTGCGTTGATCTAAAACTTGTGCTGTGAATGGTTGCGTTTTACTAAACTCTAAAGTAATACTAGAGGGAGTAATAGAAAGCTGAGTGATTATAGGACGCTGAATAATAGTAATTGT includes:
- a CDS encoding NAD-dependent epimerase/dehydratase family protein, whose amino-acid sequence is MTDTKLSIVITGADTELGQETVRQFVAPGHKVTGLTQDKDGAATVRSHGGIAVETDPSNAVELRDAILVANADVVVNVTPQLANTLLSDGQELSPLNKWFTEA
- a CDS encoding alpha-amylase, whose translation is MADINGTMMQYFHWYIPDRGTLWDEVKNQAKELADAGFTALWLPPAYKGLAGQSDVGYGVYDLFDLGEFDQKGSIRTKYGTKQQYLDAIAALHKSQIQVYADVVINHKMGADAAEIFKATPYPQNNRLNPKGGLQEIKSYTHFNFPGRQGKYSQFEWHWWHFDAVDYNEYNKDDRGTVYLVEGRIFDDYVALENGNFAYLMGCDLDFQDQGVRDEIIRWGKWYLDTTGADGFRLDAIKHISSWFFPEWLDELERYVGKDLFVVGEYWAPNIDILHWYVGSVKGKMSVFDVPLHYNFHYASQQGGNYDMRRILDGTMMQQQPTHAVTFVENHDSQPLQALESVVEPWFKPLAYAIILLRKEGYPCVFYPDYYGAEYEDWGRDGNRYKIVMPSHRSLIDKFLHARKHFAYGPQYDYFDHWNTIGWTRLGNRKHPQAMAVIMSDGPEGSKWMEVGKPHAKFVDLTGHIKEPVSTNEWGWGEFRCQGGSVSVWIQE
- the gnd gene encoding decarboxylating NADP(+)-dependent phosphogluconate dehydrogenase: MTKQNFGLIGLAVMGENLALNVESRGFSVAVYNRTAAKTDEFMAKRAPGKNIVAAKTLTEFVDVLETPRRILVMVQAGKPVDAVIDQLKPMLSPGDMIIDGGNSLYDDTERRTKDLESMGLGFVGMGISGGEEGALNGASMMPGGTRTAYGLLEPILIKIAAQVDDGPCVTFIGPGGAGHYVKMVHNGIEYGDMQLIAEAYDLLKNVAGLEGQQLQEVFAEWNTTDELNSFLIEITANIFKYNDPETKQPLVEVIMDAAGQKGTGRWTVMSALELGVSIPTIIAAVNARIMSSYKDERVRASAELTGPSGKYEGDTKEFVNKVRDALYCSKICSYAQGMALLSAASKSYNYDLSLSEISRIWKGGCIIRAGFLDKIKTAFKDDPTLPNLLLAPEFKQSILDRQSAWRDVLATACQLGIAVPAFSASLDYFDSYRRARLPQNLTQAQRDYFGAHTYERTDKPRGEFFHSEWTQTAQESLQTGSGD
- a CDS encoding Uma2 family endonuclease → METITLNLPAAVALTDEQFYQLSIANEEWRLEQTPEGELIIMPPTGGESGIRNSDLNLRVGLWNERTQLGKVFDSSTVFQLPNGAKRSPDVSWVLRERWEALSAEDKRKFPPLCPDFVIELRSQSDSLETLRAKMRYYRTNGCRLGWLIDPQTPLVEIYRLSEEVAEVINFSFDQPPTLSGEDVLPGFLLDITPILNP
- a CDS encoding ABC transporter ATP-binding protein — translated: MSRPDTYPQTMQPIQITTFQALWRSLGLIIKAAPIELRNLIILNIISGAAPSAVLFLDKLIIDEVSRLLSQTQTAQPFALMLSRPILLWSIAGVLSLKLIGDSLETMSSFAATSLRDRVQGFVEGKVLEKVANFDDIALFENPELLNIVELAKTGVTKIQQLAFTLSMTITGIFIFIPSISLAATIAWWVPLLMLISSSPSIYIQRKYSRIIWRVQRKQAKISREMNLSARVLTGEEYAKELRLFGLQELWLKRWQSQFVQFFSEMQRIRKKGAIVVLFWSVFSRVGVALPFVYVVMGALGGRYTLGDLALYSGLIVQVEQSLQLLIGNYTNLYDISLGVSPIFQLLELKPELQSPLVDVASRLPSLPDGGQDSRPPKDKIGIEIKHLSFCYPGSNKSTVEDINLTINPGEMLVLVGENGAGKTTLGKLLGRLYDPTSGTIDWNGKDLRSYSLAYVRSRIAVVMQDYARFPSTVRENVGFGDLLSLSDDTAINEAISEAGISAKVNSLSAGLETPLGKQLEDGIDLSGGQWQRIAIARALMRLSTAEVLIFDEPTAALDPKTEHEIYSIFRQIAAGKTTIVISHRLGLAKIADRIAVMENGKIAEIGTHDELIASNGIYCSMFTRQASSYI
- a CDS encoding WD40 repeat domain-containing protein; the encoded protein is MSTRIEEVKKQLSSQSEQERLAALSETLNYGQQGLELLIEQSIKDQSDRVKQFAYRVFRGENYYLRGNTPENLTTCPTDVITCLAISPGNTILVGGSWKKIWVWDLQTGALIRSIEGHSHWVLSVAISPGGSILVSGGADKTIKVWNLKTGQVIRTLNGHSSWITAVAIAADGKIVSGSADKTIKIWELNTGKLSKTLKNEKELFCVLSLCISHDGKVIACGSTNNKITLWNLDSGQLIRSIEGHSDWIQSLSITSGNTTLISGSRDGAIKFWQSKTKEESSNQSGSVLGKGLVDVAATIAGFSLGGPIAVGAWVLGRIIVAAADNGDASVLPLLNLECTNTYSHNQSINSLAYHVNQNILVVGFSKNIKIFDLRDNYNKIIYSLPEESGFISSVAISSHGKTLAVAGKDWVTLLEAETGKPLHAIKGCSYPKLSKIVISEIFQTLLCGQEQHFTLQGLDQNNREMNLNAQDIIWETTGGKIEQGLFTAGQREGRFEVKAKIGIFETYVTITIIQRPIITQLSITPSSITLEFSKTQPFTAQVLDQRRNPMQETVLWEVSGGGSIDQNGNFIAGSKQGKFEIIASVRSIRRVIPITIIEPPRLAELIIISSIPQLEFGQSFPFQVKGVDQYGNNIQTGQINWSVSSGGGRIDQNGNFVAGKNQDNFEIIASVNSIRRVIPIRIIAPPKLAQLIITSSIDQLEFGQSFQFRVKGEDQYGDNINIGQITWSTTGGSILNNGMFRASYQEEKITVTATLGKISISADVTVVEPPKLTTLVISPKEVKIEPGQHQKFQLQGLDEWDRDIAIGRIVWQATGGTIDQHGNFIADINAKGKFRVTVTSTEYNISTFADITVIAVLRELSIFPNEAALKPEEDFTFDVIGFDQQDEPIQIHQVYWQCTQGGRINGNGTFIGGYEKREVTVNATVEGITQSVKVTLLPVLRRLEIYPQKVVKLKPGECQKFTAVGLDQYGNRIDTGKISWETTGGKIDQNGNFTADNNAKGTFKVTANVTEISESGVRAKLLILGIYMRLLYRVFSFVNSTPSNFILKSAVELIKSNFTTGQQAEQAENTETDLTNEETDILGFDIEAWLQKNIFKIVARILDLADQLFINAAKISASVEVIVVPVLRRLEIYPKEVQLKLNHNLTFTARGFDQQGDLMMPGNIIWRATSGNINSDGKFIAGKSIGQVTITAYLGEIYDSAFINVLTSLLDPKPRDKIDPDHEQDDEQDNDFEDDTDIFGDNYFDDNDFDDYIFENDTDSLINFYQNNNYFDYLYLTNKSEEWFYRRSPLFYYDGYSINDVLDHDDYLN